The Candidatus Thermoplasmatota archaeon nucleotide sequence ATATTTGATGTAAAAAAAGGTAAGGTAAGCATGGTCACAAAGGGAAATAACTTCAAGGGGAGCGACAAGCCAGACATTGCTCGGATGGTATTGAAAGATATCATGGTCGACGTGCTGAGAGAAAATATGAGCTGGGATAACGAGGAGAATGCAAGAAACAACATAAAAAAATCAATAAAGAGAATTACGATGGAGAAAATATCAGCCCTGGATATAGAAAAATTTGGGCTAGATGCTTTTACCCTCGTGCAGTCAATACAGCCCCCATCCAGATACAAGCCCAATCCTAATGGTTCTCAATCAGTTTACGGCAAGAGAGCAGAAGCTATTGAAAAACTGCTGGGAAAGATAAAAGTCAGGAGGAAATTTAAGTTTGTTATCACAAAAAAACCCCTTCCAGGCATAAAAACCCCGACAAAGAGCGGGGTGAAGCCCATCCAGTATATGTATCCAGTAGAGCTGTTGAAAGGCAGGGATGAGCTTGATATGGAATGGTATACCGACCTGATAAAAAATTTCATTCAGGGCGCATTCGGCTTAACGGATTTGGATATAAAGGAGCAACATGGGCTAGATAAGTGGATGTAAATAGAAACTTTTAAAAATGCGGTTCATCTTCTGCAAGAAGAGAGGGAACATGAGTATTATAGGGGAGTGGCTAGAGAGGTATGGAAAACTTCATTTTTCTCTTATAGACCCCGATAAACAGCTGCCGGAAGAAGCAGGGAAAAAAGCAAAAAAATGTGCTGAATACGATACAAATGCGATAATGGTTGGGGGGACAACTATTGCATCAAGAGAGATGGTATATGAGACGGTTGCAGAAATTAAGAAAGAAGTTAGCATACCCATCATATTGTTTCCTAATTCTAGAGAATTTCTTGTGGATAATGCAGATTACCTATTTTTTATGAGCCTTCTCAACTCAAAAGATTATACACACAGATTTGGAGAGCAGCTGGAAGGGGCCATTGTTGTAAAAAAATTCGGTATAAAGTCAATACCCACGGGCTATTTGATTATAAGTACGTCATCAACTCCAACGACTGTTGAACAGAAAACAAACCTTGACAAAGTAGGTGCGAATGATATAGAAAAAGCGGTAAAATACGCCCTTTACGCTGAATATACGGGAATGCACTGCCTTTACATGGATGCTGGTTCAAATCCATACAAGCCAGTAAGCAATGAAATGATACGTGCTGTAAGAGAAAATATGTCGATACCGCTGATCATCGGCGGAGGGATAAGAGACGGCACTACAGCAAGAAAAAAAATTATGGCAGGGGCTGATGTGATTGTAACAGGGACAGCAGTTGAAGAAAATATAGAAATCGTCGAAGAGATTGTAAAAGAAATAAAAAAGGCGAGATAGACTTTGATAAGTGGGATGTAATATTTTTATATAAGCAAGTTATTTTCAGTGTGATAAAATGAAAACGTACCTCTCCATAACATTTAACAGTGAAGGAGCATCGCCGTCAGAGATTAGAAACTGTCTAATGGAACTTGGATTGGAAGCCACGAGAGGGAATTATGACTTCATATATAAATGGGATAAGGAACCGGATGTTGACATGCTTCTTCTGCTTGCAGACAAAATACATACTGCCTTGAAAGGAACAGGTGCAATGTTTTCACTTGAGACTATTTAGTCATTGCTTTTTTAACAACACCCATAAGGGTATGATACTCCCATTTGGAGAGCATCGCTCTTCCGATGATGCGGCGGAACATTATTTTTGTATTCTCCTTCTTATGCTCGGGATATCTTGTGCTCTCTAACAATTTGTCGAAATACTCGTACAGTTTCTCTTTTTCTATCCTGTCTGCAAGCCTGGGCTGTCTAAATTCTCTTTTGTGCGAAAACAGTTCATATAAAACAATACCTACAGCATGAGATAAATTCAGACTTGAATAGGCATTTGAAGTGGGTATTTTCAACATAACGTCGCATTTTTTTAACTCATCATTGAATAAGCCATAGTCCTCCCTTCCGAAAGCTATGCCCACAACACCATCCATCTTGTATACTTCCGATGAAAATTCTTTTAATGGCAAAGCATTTCTGAGATGCCTTTTGTCATTCTTGCTCTCTATGGAGGAGGTGCCAACCATATAGTCCACATGCTTCATTGCATCCCTGAAGGTGTCAAGAATAAGGGCATTGTCCAAAATATCCTGAGCATGGACAGCCATTTTTCTGCAATCATCGTTGTCAACGGAAAAAGATTGAGACACTATAATAAGATTACTGAACCCAAAATTCATCATTATTCTGGCTACTGAACCCACATTTCCAGAATATTTCGGCTCCACAAGGATTACAAAAAGCTCCATTGCATACACTAAATGAAATCGAAGTTATAAAATATTTGGTAAAGAAAAAAGTAAAGAGGATTAGGTATTTGCCTTGAAAAGATTTAGAGATTTATGTTGTATATTGCCATTCTTATCTCCTTCACCGCTTCATTGCCAGCATTGTCATAAGCAACACCTTTTATCTCGTGCTTAAAGAAAGATGTTTCGTCCCATTTCCATTCATATGGTTCGTCCTTATCAACAAAAATTTGTTCTCCGTCCATAAAGAAGTTTACGTGA carries:
- a CDS encoding geranylgeranylglyceryl/heptaprenylglyceryl phosphate synthase codes for the protein MSIIGEWLERYGKLHFSLIDPDKQLPEEAGKKAKKCAEYDTNAIMVGGTTIASREMVYETVAEIKKEVSIPIILFPNSREFLVDNADYLFFMSLLNSKDYTHRFGEQLEGAIVVKKFGIKSIPTGYLIISTSSTPTTVEQKTNLDKVGANDIEKAVKYALYAEYTGMHCLYMDAGSNPYKPVSNEMIRAVRENMSIPLIIGGGIRDGTTARKKIMAGADVIVTGTAVEENIEIVEEIVKEIKKAR
- a CDS encoding RNA methyltransferase, giving the protein MELFVILVEPKYSGNVGSVARIMMNFGFSNLIIVSQSFSVDNDDCRKMAVHAQDILDNALILDTFRDAMKHVDYMVGTSSIESKNDKRHLRNALPLKEFSSEVYKMDGVVGIAFGREDYGLFNDELKKCDVMLKIPTSNAYSSLNLSHAVGIVLYELFSHKREFRQPRLADRIEKEKLYEYFDKLLESTRYPEHKKENTKIMFRRIIGRAMLSKWEYHTLMGVVKKAMTK